A section of the Dehalobacter sp. DCM genome encodes:
- a CDS encoding tetratricopeptide repeat protein has product MEKSLNKWQRYLEEGIKYLGEGKTVEAEKNLHLSLLEAESLELPVIIAFTQRLLATVQVRNHKLVEAATGFKRALAYCKKLKNRKGIAEAEAGLASIYFLQGKDAKAIQLYKQAIAIFPEDSARLRLASLYSDLGQVYSKTKQWQDAEYAFIQAEDICREIEYTVGEAEINVYIGEIKYQQNYKTAAKGRFVKAAKIYAALGEEIYLANTMQYIVFICLDKNVIQEALHIQYRIIALYLKKGKRSEVSDSYYMLSNLLQTTGQWDEANGCMELSLQYYEGGELGLAIRYYSLAVLAISRQDYQEAKKHYFEALRHYQFSGDGAKIGEISEELTYLVRYEDQLFQENLYRSLGKRYYNENEIPKNELMEKLAAILLNRGKNIEALKCGWIALDYARAVQADTQEIEALVQTLSKIIRSKNKGNRQQY; this is encoded by the coding sequence TGGCAGCGTTACTTGGAAGAAGGGATCAAATACTTGGGAGAGGGCAAGACCGTGGAGGCAGAAAAAAACCTTCACCTGAGTTTATTGGAAGCTGAAAGTCTGGAGCTCCCGGTTATCATTGCCTTTACCCAGCGTTTGTTAGCTACGGTCCAGGTACGTAATCATAAATTGGTTGAGGCGGCGACCGGGTTTAAGCGGGCATTGGCATACTGCAAAAAGTTGAAAAACAGAAAAGGCATAGCTGAAGCCGAGGCTGGACTGGCCAGTATCTATTTCTTGCAGGGGAAGGACGCAAAGGCTATTCAGCTGTATAAACAAGCAATTGCAATTTTCCCTGAGGATTCAGCACGGCTGCGTCTGGCCTCATTGTATTCGGATTTGGGGCAGGTATACAGTAAAACAAAGCAATGGCAGGATGCGGAATATGCGTTCATCCAAGCAGAGGATATTTGTCGGGAAATAGAATATACCGTTGGTGAGGCTGAAATAAACGTATATATCGGGGAAATTAAATATCAACAGAACTATAAGACGGCGGCCAAGGGTCGTTTCGTTAAAGCAGCTAAAATATACGCAGCGCTTGGCGAAGAGATATATTTGGCCAATACAATGCAATATATTGTTTTTATCTGTCTCGATAAAAATGTGATTCAGGAAGCGCTGCACATTCAGTATCGCATCATCGCCCTTTATTTAAAAAAAGGGAAGCGATCGGAAGTCAGTGATAGCTATTACATGCTGAGTAATCTGTTACAGACTACCGGACAATGGGATGAAGCCAATGGGTGTATGGAATTATCACTGCAATATTATGAAGGCGGAGAGTTAGGGTTGGCCATACGGTATTATTCACTTGCTGTACTGGCCATATCCCGGCAAGATTATCAGGAGGCGAAGAAGCACTATTTTGAAGCATTGCGGCATTATCAATTCTCCGGGGATGGTGCAAAAATCGGAGAAATAAGCGAGGAATTAACGTATTTGGTGCGATATGAGGACCAATTATTCCAAGAAAACCTTTATCGATCCTTAGGGAAACGGTACTATAATGAAAATGAGATCCCAAAGAACGAATTGATGGAGAAACTTGCCGCTATTTTATTGAATAGAGGAAAAAATATAGAGGCACTGAAATGTGGCTGGATTGCTTTGGATTATGCCCGTGCGGTGCAAGCAGACACGCAGGAGATTGAAGCCTTGGTTCAAACACTATCCAAGATCATTCGATCTAAAAATAAAGGAAATCGACAACAATATTAG
- the glnA gene encoding type I glutamate--ammonia ligase — protein MNLTKEDVLKEAYDKGVKFIRLQFVDIFGVLKNISIPIEQLEKALDGEMMFDGSSIEGFVRIEESDMYLRPDPNTFVVFPWRPAEGGTARLICDVYNPDGTPFYGCPRNTLKRVLAEAAEMGYKCYIGPELEFFLFQVDSEGRPTLVTHDKAGYFDLTPVDLGENARRDMVLALEQMGFEIEASHHEVAPGQHEIDFKYADALEMADKMVTFRFVVRTVAQRHGLHATFMAKPIFGINGSGMHVNQSLFKNGKNVFYSPEGPMNLSEDAYHYIAGIMHHAKAFTAITNPTVNSYKRLVPGYEAPCYIAWSGRNRSPLIRIPAKRGASTRIELRSPDPTCNPYLALAVQIKAGLDGIKKKLNPPAAVDLNIFAMDDNERKALGIDSLPGDLKDALVELSQDDVIKDALGEHIYSRFTAAKTEEYDSFRIAVHKWEIDRYLETY, from the coding sequence TTGAATTTGACGAAGGAAGATGTCTTAAAAGAGGCCTATGACAAAGGCGTAAAATTTATTCGGCTTCAATTCGTAGATATTTTCGGGGTGTTGAAAAATATTTCTATACCCATAGAACAACTGGAAAAAGCACTTGACGGTGAAATGATGTTTGACGGGTCCTCCATTGAGGGATTTGTACGAATTGAGGAATCGGATATGTATCTGAGACCCGATCCCAACACCTTTGTTGTTTTCCCGTGGCGACCGGCAGAAGGCGGCACAGCCCGGTTAATTTGTGATGTGTATAATCCTGATGGAACACCTTTTTATGGCTGCCCGCGCAATACGCTGAAACGCGTATTAGCTGAAGCCGCGGAAATGGGGTATAAATGCTACATAGGTCCGGAACTTGAGTTTTTCCTTTTCCAAGTGGATAGTGAAGGAAGACCGACATTGGTGACACACGATAAAGCCGGATATTTTGATCTGACGCCGGTGGATCTTGGGGAAAATGCCCGCAGAGATATGGTATTAGCTCTGGAACAAATGGGTTTTGAGATCGAAGCTTCTCATCATGAGGTTGCACCCGGACAGCATGAAATTGATTTTAAGTACGCGGACGCACTGGAAATGGCTGATAAGATGGTTACTTTCCGTTTTGTTGTCAGGACAGTTGCCCAAAGACATGGTCTGCATGCAACATTTATGGCAAAACCCATCTTTGGGATCAATGGTTCTGGCATGCATGTTAATCAATCGTTATTCAAGAACGGGAAGAATGTCTTTTACAGTCCGGAAGGACCCATGAACCTTTCTGAGGACGCTTATCATTATATTGCAGGAATTATGCATCATGCCAAAGCGTTTACAGCCATCACGAATCCGACGGTTAACTCGTATAAACGGCTTGTACCCGGATATGAAGCACCATGCTACATTGCCTGGTCAGGTCGGAATCGCAGCCCGCTCATCCGTATCCCCGCCAAAAGAGGGGCATCCACCCGAATTGAACTGAGAAGTCCAGACCCAACCTGTAATCCGTATTTGGCTTTAGCCGTCCAAATCAAAGCAGGTCTTGACGGAATTAAGAAAAAATTGAATCCGCCTGCCGCTGTTGATTTAAATATTTTTGCGATGGATGACAACGAAAGGAAAGCATTAGGTATCGATTCCTTGCCCGGCGATTTAAAAGATGCATTAGTGGAATTAAGCCAGGATGATGTGATCAAAGACGCTTTGGGTGAGCACATTTACTCCCGCTTTACCGCGGCGAAGACGGAAGAGTACGATAGCTTCCGTATTGCGGTTCATAAATGGGAGATTGACCGTTATCTCGAAACTTATTAA